In Oryza brachyantha chromosome 1, ObraRS2, whole genome shotgun sequence, the following are encoded in one genomic region:
- the LOC102715537 gene encoding transcription factor PCF7-like, with translation MRNAKAAIDELPDRAEGPPPQPAATTEQPEATEQVTSTSYGFGNTGAGAMTSAASAGSFLPHSLGADRVSDNVKSLFPSSSTAASGATAAGHDEYRESPPDLLSRTTSSQPQELCLTLQSNQHQIFSHVSANQHHGMISSAGVPGWPDHVQRMPSWHAPENSTGDGRGAGGNGDSYMFAMPARQGLDQGQLFAHGEPLQSSSSGWASARTWLDPLAVAAIHHQSSTMAAGQVGFGHLVGGGGGGFMGFLAPAAQRLQGEEEHGGEAMRRD, from the coding sequence ATGCGCAACGCCAAGGCCGCCATCGACGAGCTCCCCGACCGCGCCGAgggcccgccgccgcagcccgcCGCAACGACGGAGCAGCCCGAGGCCACCGAGCAGGTGACTTCGACGTCCTACGGCTTCGGTaacaccggcgccggcgccatgaCCAGCGCGGCGTCTGCCGGCTCCTTCCTTCCACATTCGCTAGGCGCAGATCGAGTCTCCGACAACGTGAAGTCCTTGTTCCCCTCCTCGTCCACAGCCGCcagcggcgccaccgccgccggacaCGACGAGTACAGGGAATCCCCGCCGGACCTCCTGTCACGCACGACAAGCAGCCAACCTCAGGAGCTATGCCTCACCCTACAGTCGAACCAGCACCAGATCTTCAGTCATGTATCCGCGAACCAGCACCACGGTATGATCTCAAGTGCAGGCGTTCCGGGTTGGCCGGACCACGTCCAGAGAATGCCGTCATGGCATGCCCCAGAGAACAGCACGGGagacggccgcggcgccggaggcAATGGCGACAGCTACATGTTCGCCATGCCGGCGCGGCAAGGGCTGGACCAGGGCCAGCTCTTCGCCCATGGGGAACCCCTTCAGTCCAGTAGTAGCGGGTGGGCGTCAGCCCGCACTTGGCTAGACCCCCTCGCAGTCGCAGCTATCCACCACCAGTCGTCGACAATGGCTGCCGGACAGGTCGGCTTCGGCCATctcgttggcggcggcggcggcgggtttATGGGGTTTctcgcgccggcggcgcagcggctccagggcgaggaggagcacgGAGGCGAAGCGATGAGAAGAGATTAA
- the LOC102715816 gene encoding RING-H2 finger protein ATL39-like produces MSGKVSDPGSAWFGGGERSSSGAGPGRNVRLVATAVAAFVSVLGLALFLHLYVCHVRRRNRRRAAAAAAALPAAAAPKVGLDPSAIAALPTAPYGKVGDAAGCTECAICLGAMQEADAVRVLPACRHVFDVACIDQWLASSSSCPVCRAGVEPPPQPLTAERCVHVKQDGVKEEVAAGSSAPARALGASLMKMLSRERPSPRRQPGVHAVEMEDLESQLPRPPPQQLQH; encoded by the coding sequence ATGTCGGGGAAGGTGAGCGACCCGGGTTCCGCGTGGTTCGGCGGCGGGGAGAGGAGCTCGTCAGGCGCCGGGCCTGGCCGCAACGTGCggctcgtcgccaccgccgtcgccgcgttCGTGTCCGTGCTCGGCCTGGCCCTCTTCCTTCACCTCTACGTCTGCCACGTCCGCCGCCGGAACCgcaggcgcgcggcggctgcggcggccgcgctgccggccgcggcggcgccgaaggTCGGGCTGGACCCGTCGGCCATCGCGGCGCTGCCGACCGCGCCGTACGGGAAGgtgggcgacgcggcgggctGCACCGAGTGCGCCATCTGCCTCGGCGCCATGCAGGAGGCGGACGCGGTGCGCGTGCTGCCGGCCTGCCGCCACGTGTTCGACGTCGCCTGCATCGACCAGTGGCTCGCGTCCAGCTCGTCGTGCCCGGTCTGCCGCGCTGGggtggagccgccgccgcagccgctaACCGCGGAAAGGTGCGTGCACGTGAAGCAGGACGGGGtgaaggaggaggtggcggccgGTAGCTCGGCACCAGCACGGGCGCTCGGCGCGTCGCTGATGAAGATGCTGAGCAGGGAGAGACCGTCGCCGAGGAGGCAGCCGGGCGTCCACGCCGTGGAAATGGAAGACTTGGAGAGCCAgctgccgcggccgccgccgcagcagttACAGCATTAG